A single genomic interval of Gemmatimonadaceae bacterium harbors:
- a CDS encoding aminopeptidase, with protein sequence MRRIRRILGILVLLLIAWLALSPTGRYLVRAAWAEGSILARRRSIERIVADPATPIDAAAKLKLVLAARAFAADSIQLRARRSFTTYTHLDRDTLVLVLSGAYRDRLAAYTWWFPIVGRVPYKGFFDFGAARAAERDLAGKGFDVYLRPSPAFSTLGWFNDPLLSTSLRADTIDLANTVIHELTHNTFYAPGQAVFNESFASFVGARGSAWFFRSRGDSAAADQADARWADDKLLAQFWATLYTSVDSAFRAHATDSLARIAARDTLYARARRDLVATLGPQLRTIPAAALTRIRLDNAALLAHRIYNTNLDLFDRVWVRENGDLRKAISRIIDLAKSEPKDPFGATRAWLAGS encoded by the coding sequence ATGCGAAGAATCCGTCGCATCCTCGGCATCCTCGTTCTGCTGCTCATCGCCTGGCTGGCCCTGTCGCCGACCGGGCGTTATCTCGTGCGCGCTGCGTGGGCGGAGGGCTCGATTCTCGCGCGGCGTCGTTCGATCGAGAGGATCGTGGCGGATCCGGCGACGCCGATCGACGCGGCGGCCAAGTTGAAGCTCGTGCTCGCGGCGCGCGCGTTCGCGGCGGATTCCATTCAGCTCCGCGCTCGCCGAAGCTTCACGACGTACACGCACCTCGACCGCGACACGCTCGTGCTCGTACTTTCCGGCGCGTACCGCGACCGGCTCGCGGCCTACACGTGGTGGTTTCCGATCGTTGGGCGAGTGCCGTACAAGGGGTTCTTCGATTTCGGCGCGGCGCGCGCGGCGGAACGCGACCTCGCCGGGAAAGGCTTCGACGTCTATCTCCGACCGTCTCCGGCCTTCAGCACGCTCGGCTGGTTCAACGATCCGCTCCTCTCCACTTCACTGAGAGCTGACACCATAGACCTCGCGAACACGGTCATCCACGAGCTGACGCACAACACGTTCTATGCGCCGGGGCAGGCGGTCTTCAACGAATCGTTCGCGAGCTTCGTCGGCGCTCGAGGGTCCGCGTGGTTCTTTCGGTCACGCGGTGATTCGGCGGCCGCGGATCAAGCCGACGCGCGATGGGCCGACGACAAGTTGTTGGCCCAGTTCTGGGCGACGCTCTACACGAGCGTGGACTCGGCGTTTCGTGCGCACGCGACCGATTCCCTCGCGCGGATCGCGGCGCGCGATACACTCTACGCGCGCGCGCGGCGCGATCTCGTCGCCACGCTCGGCCCCCAACTGCGCACGATTCCCGCCGCGGCGCTGACCCGCATCCGCCTCGACAACGCCGCGCTGCTCGCACACCGGATCTACAACACGAACCTCGATCTGTTCGATCGCGTCTGGGTTCGCGAGAACGGCGACCTCCGCAAAGCGATTTCGCGGATCATCGATCTGGCGAAGAGTGAGCCGAAAGATCCGTTCGGCGCGACTCGAGCCTGGCTAGCTGGGTCGTGA